A single window of Arcobacter venerupis DNA harbors:
- the urtD gene encoding urea ABC transporter ATP-binding protein UrtD: MVSLRNRNEDNIGDLKIGSRILLVDGVSVSFDGFKALNNLSFSINYGELRCIIGANGAGKSTMMDVVTGKTRPDSGSVIFGEAVDLLSLDEPTIAQIGIGRKFQKPTVFQNHTVFENLELAMKDDKRFFKTLFSKLSSEQKDKIEETMKLIGLKELYNLEAGILSHGQKQWLEIGMLIMQEPKLLLVDEPVAGMTPQEVEKTAEILTSLAVNNAVVVVEHDMEFIRSIAKKVTVLHEGSVLAEGSMDSIQNNEKVRKVYLGE, encoded by the coding sequence ATGGTATCTTTAAGAAATAGAAATGAAGATAATATCGGAGATTTAAAAATCGGAAGTAGAATTCTTCTTGTGGATGGGGTAAGTGTTAGTTTCGATGGATTTAAGGCTTTAAATAATCTTAGTTTTTCTATAAATTATGGGGAACTAAGATGTATTATCGGAGCAAATGGAGCTGGAAAATCAACAATGATGGATGTGGTAACAGGTAAAACAAGACCAGATTCTGGAAGTGTTATTTTTGGAGAAGCTGTTGATTTATTGAGTTTAGATGAGCCAACTATTGCACAAATTGGAATTGGAAGAAAGTTTCAAAAACCAACAGTATTTCAAAATCATACAGTTTTTGAAAACTTAGAACTGGCAATGAAAGATGATAAAAGATTCTTCAAAACACTTTTCTCAAAATTGAGTAGCGAGCAAAAAGACAAAATCGAAGAAACCATGAAATTAATAGGTCTAAAAGAGCTTTATAATCTTGAAGCAGGAATTTTATCACACGGTCAAAAACAGTGGCTAGAAATAGGAATGTTAATTATGCAAGAACCAAAATTATTACTTGTAGATGAGCCAGTTGCAGGAATGACACCACAAGAGGTTGAAAAAACAGCAGAGATTTTGACAAGTTTAGCAGTGAATAATGCAGTTGTAGTTGTAGAACATGATATGGAATTTATAAGAAGTATCGCAAAAAAAGTGACAGTTTTACATGAAGGTTCTGTTTTGGCAGAAGGTTCTATGGACTCAATACAGAATAATGAAAAAGTGCGAAAAGTATATCTAGGAGAATAA
- the urtE gene encoding urea ABC transporter ATP-binding subunit UrtE, protein MLKLEKINQYYGQSHTLWDLDLEIKKGRCTCLMGRNGVGKTTISKVIMGLLPIKDGKIIYEGNDISKLSDFQRAGIAIGYVPQGREIFSQLTVKENLEIGVMTNRNKIKKIPDKIYDLFPVLKDMANRKGGDLSGGQQQQLAIGRALCIDPNFLILDEPSEGIQPNIVAQIGEVIDYLTKEEQITVLLVEQKLPFARRHGDDFYVIDRGSVVANGEIGQLSDEIIRKYMSV, encoded by the coding sequence ATGCTAAAACTAGAAAAAATAAATCAATATTACGGACAAAGCCACACTTTATGGGATTTGGATTTAGAGATAAAAAAAGGAAGATGTACTTGTCTTATGGGAAGAAATGGAGTTGGAAAAACAACTATCAGTAAAGTAATCATGGGATTACTTCCAATCAAAGATGGAAAAATCATCTATGAGGGAAATGATATATCAAAACTTTCAGACTTCCAAAGAGCAGGAATCGCAATAGGTTATGTTCCACAAGGAAGAGAGATTTTTTCACAACTAACAGTAAAAGAAAATCTTGAAATTGGAGTAATGACAAATAGAAATAAAATCAAAAAAATCCCAGATAAAATCTATGACTTATTTCCAGTTCTAAAAGATATGGCAAATAGAAAAGGCGGAGATTTAAGCGGAGGACAACAGCAACAGTTGGCAATTGGAAGAGCATTATGTATTGACCCAAACTTTTTGATTTTAGATGAGCCAAGTGAAGGAATCCAACCAAATATCGTAGCTCAAATCGGAGAAGTAATCGATTATCTTACAAAAGAAGAGCAAATCACAGTATTGTTAGTAGAGCAAAAACTACCCTTTGCCAGACGACACGGAGATGACTTTTATGTAATAGATAGAGGAAGTGTTGTTGCAAATGGCGAAATAGGGCAACTTAGTGATGAGATTATTAGGAAGTATATGTCGGTATAA